From the genome of Vicia villosa cultivar HV-30 ecotype Madison, WI linkage group LG2, Vvil1.0, whole genome shotgun sequence, one region includes:
- the LOC131649333 gene encoding pumilio homolog 24-like translates to MEAKNDQVADTKKRKRTNTEHHKSPYKPKVTKFVPSKKPKPHSDNKEKKTIPLTGRERRINAKELADSRKKKRRRHFTLKQDLARLWEKMRRHEIAKADRSKLVTEALTKMKGKIHEIAGSHITSRVLQTCVKHCSQAERDEVFEELRPYFITLAYNAYAVHLVKKMLDNASKKQLAGFISTLRGHVAPLLRHMVASVVVEHVYDLASTAQKQELVLELYSTELQLFKNLVTAKETRSLLEFRVDCCSGGECAIKFVVY, encoded by the exons ATGGAGGCGAAGAATGACCAAGTTGCAGACACCAAAAAGAGAAAGCGAACCAACACCGAACATCACAAATCCCCTTATAAACCAAAGGTCACCAAGTTCGTTCCCTCAAAGAAGCCCAAACCACACTCCGACAATAAAGAGAAGAAGACAATCCCCCTTACCGGCCGAGAACGTCGAATCAATGCTAAG GAACTTGCGGATTctagaaagaagaagagaagacgCCATTTTACTCTTAAACAA GATCTTGCTCGTCTATGGGAAAAGATGAGGCGTCACGAGATTGCGAAAGCAGATAGATCTAA GTTGGTCACAGAAGCTTTAACGAAAATGAAGGGGAAGATTCATGAGATTGCAGGGTCTCATATTACTTCTCGTGTTCTTCag ACTTGTGTCAAACATTGTTCACAAGCTGAAAGAGATGAAGTATTTGAAGAGCTACGTCCTTATTTTATAACTCTAGCATACAATGCATATGCAGTTCACTTAGTCAAGAAGATGCTCGACAATG CCTCAAAGAAACAGCTGGCAGGCTTTATCTCCACTCTTCGTGGTCATGTTGCTCCTCTTCTACGCCACATGGTTGCATCAGTTG TTGTTGAGCATGTATATGACTTAGCAAGTACTGCACAAAAGCAAGAGCTGGTTTTGGAATTATATTCCACAGAGCTTCAGTTGTTTAAGAACTTAGTCACGGCGAAGGAGACCAG ATCATTGCTGGAATTTAGAGTTGATTGTTGTTCCGGCGGAGAGTGTGCTATTAAG
- the LOC131646274 gene encoding paired amphipathic helix protein Sin3-like 1, translating into MTKKLCPTCAKKRRVDFEHASKFISKVNVRFRRARHRHVYTKFLETLIMYMDGENTIDGVCKEVYSLFEGHDDLIDGFNDFLP; encoded by the exons ATGACAAAG AAGTTGTGCCCAACATGTGCTAAGAAGCGACGTGTTGATTTCGAACATGCTTCGAAATTTATTTCCAAAGTGAAT GTTCGATTTCGACGTGCTCGTCATCGCCATGTATATACAAAGTTTTTAGAGACACTGATAATGTATATGGATGGAGAAAACACTATTGATGGTGTTTGCAAAGAG GTTTATTCACTCTTTGAAGGCCATGATGATCTCATTGATGGGTTTAATGATTTTCTTCCATAG
- the LOC131649334 gene encoding uncharacterized protein LOC131649334, whose protein sequence is MAQAMQNQPNADENAGSRSLAAFQRENPPVFKGTYDPDGALEWLKEIRRIFHVMDFTPAQKVRYGTHMLAKEADDWWLETRRRLEAHGEEITWIAFRMEFLRKYFPEDVRGKKEIEFLELKQGNKSVVEYAAKFGELDKFYQYYDGANGQQCSLSCY, encoded by the exons atgGCTCAGGCTATGCAGAACCAACCGAATGCTGACGAGAATGCTGGATCTCGTAGTTTGGCGGCTTTCCAAAGGGAGAATCCGCCTGTGTTCAAGGGTACgtatgaccctgatggtgctcttgAGTGGTTGAAGGAGATTAGGCGAATCTTCCATGTTATGGATTTCACTCCTGCACAGAAGGTTAGATATGGCACTCATATGCTGGCTAAGGAAGCAGATGATTGGTGGCTTGAGACTCGTAGGAGGTTGGAGGCTCATGGTGAGGAGATCACTTGGATTGcgtttcgcatggagttcttaaggaaatactttcctgaggatgtccgtGGTAAGAAGGAGATTGAATTCCTTGAACTGAAACAAGGGAATAagtctgttgtggagtatgctgctaagtttggtgagctGGATAAGTTTTACCAATATTATGATGGtgcgaatg gacaacaatgctcattatcgtgttATTAA